GTATAGCTGGATTGGACCGATATCGATACTCGGCTTAAGTGCCGCATACCATGAGCCCATCTCCGCGTAACCTGTGCTGTTACCTTCAGCCATATCGTAGTTACCGTGCTTCCAGTAACCACCTTCAATACCGATGATAGGTAGGATACCGGTACCCACATGGAAACCCATTGGTGTGTCGCTGTTACCATTGTAGTCTGCACGACCTGCAGAAACACCACCATACAACCAAGCATCTGCAAACGCAGATGTTGAGGCACCAACAAGCGCAAGCGCTAAAAGTGTCTTTTTCATTTGTAACCTTCTTGTTTAATAGAATGCGGCGAATCCAATCAAAGCCACCGCGGAGCTTTATATATCACACACTATATCTCTTGAGAAACTCATCCGTTTTAATTTTTGGTAAAACCTGACGGATTCTCAGAGACATAGATCAAAATTCTTGAAGCTAACCCAGTAAATAGCGATTAACAGGCATCGATAGCGTTTAACACTCGTTTATCCGACACAGGGTATGGCGTACCAAGCTGCTGAGCGAAATAACTGACACGCAGCTCTTCGAGCATCCAACGGATCTCTTTGACGTTTTCCGGTATTTTCATGCCTTTCGGGATCTTGTTAAGCAGCTCTTTGTAATCCTGTGTTACTGATTCCACTTTTAGCATGTGCATGCGGTCTCGGTTTGGATCGATCGGTAGCTTTTCCATGCGTTTTTCAATGGCTTTAAGGTAGCGAAGAATATCTGGCAGACGTTTCCAGCCACACTCCGTTGCAAAGCCTTTGAAGATCAAACCCTCAACCTGAGCTTTAATGTCGGAAAGGGCGAAGGCCATTGTCAAATCAACGCGACCCTTGAGCTTTTTAGTGATATTAAACGCCGTAGTAAGAATGGTTTCAACCTGCTTGGCAATATCAACTACCGTGTCACCCAACTCGGCTCTTACGTGCTCTTTTAACTGCTCGAACTTGTCAGCATCCCAGACAAGACCACCCTGTCCTTCAATGAGCTTGTCGATACCGCACGCTATACAGTCATCAATTAAGTCTAACACTTTACCGTAAGGGTTAAAATACAAACCGAGCTTAGATTTGTTCGGTAAGTTGGTGTGCAAGTATTTAATTGGAGAAGGTACGTTAAGCAGCAGAAGTCGACGCTGACCTTCTTTCATGACCTGCTCTTGTTCTACCTCGGTCTCAAACAGCTTAATCTCAACGCTGTCTTTGTTATCCACCAGCGCTGGGTATGCTTTGACATCAAAACCACCACGTTTCTGAGAATACACTTTTGGTAGTTCACCAAAACTCCACGTGTGCAGGCCTTGCTGCTCAATATCATCATCAGCCACTTTAGACAGTGTGGCTTGGACTTTATCTTTCAAGCTTTCTTTCAGCTCATAAAGATTCCGATTCTCTTTCAGCTTACGATTGCGATGATCCACTGCGCGGAATGTAATGCGCAGGTGTTCAGGTAACTGGTCAAGTTTCCAATCATCACGAAGCACTTCAACACCCGTCATTCGACGTAGCTCTTTTTCCAGCGAATCGAGTAGCGGAGCTTCCATCGGCGTAGCACGAGCGAGGAAGGCATCGGCATAGTTTGGTGCCGGTACAAAGTTCTTACGCAGCGTTTTTGGTAGCGCTTTGATAAGACTTACTATCAATTCATGACGCAAACCTGGGATCTGCCAATCAAAACCATCTTGGTCAATCTGGTTCAAAATTGGAAGTGGGATATGTACGGTCACACCATCGTTATCTTCGCCCGGCTCAAACTGATAGCTTAACTTCAGTTTGAAACCACCTTGGTGCCAGAAGTTCGGATAATCTAAGTCCGTAACGTGGCTAGCATCGCCCTTAAACAGCATCTCTTTTTCAAAATTAAGGAGCTCTTTGTTTTGCTGACTTGCTTTCTTCCACCAAGTATCAAAGTGTTTACCGGACACGACCTCCGTTCCAACGCGCTGATCGTAGAATTCAAACAGTTCATCATCATCGACCAAGATGTCGCGGCGACGTGATTTGTGCTCTAACTCTTCGACTTCTTGGAGCAGTTTTCGATTTTGCTTAAAGAATGCGTGCTTGGTTTCCCAATCGCCTTCTACTAAGGCACTGCGAACAAACAACTCACGACTAATTACTGGATCGATGGCACCGTAGCTGACCAAGCGTTTAGGAACAATCGGTACCCCATAAAGCATCACTTTTTCGTGTGCCATGACCGCAGCACGTTTTTTAGACCAATGTGGCTCACTGTAACTACGCTTGATTAGATGCTTAGCGACCGGCTCAATCCATTCTGGTTGGATCTTGGCAATAATACGACCCCAAAGCTTGGACGTTTCCACCAGCTCTGCCGACATGATCCATTTCGGTTGCTTCTTAAACAAACCAGAAGCAGGGAAAA
The Vibrio sp. CB1-14 DNA segment above includes these coding regions:
- a CDS encoding porin family protein, with product MKKTLLALALVGASTSAFADAWLYGGVSAGRADYNGNSDTPMGFHVGTGILPIIGIEGGYWKHGNYDMAEGNSTGYAEMGSWYAALKPSIDIGPIQLYAKGGFHYYNADYKGNLNGSDSGTDFMYGVGAEYFVTDMLSVGASWQRFNGIKTSFSNDKDLDSFTINATLHIF